A genomic region of Pseudomonas abietaniphila contains the following coding sequences:
- a CDS encoding MarC family protein, with product MLHVLFSVYLKMLVLYSPFFVLSCFISLSRGYSRKERRYLAWKVAFATLVSSVLLYLFGRVIFTVFGITADAFRIGAGSVLFISALGMAQGKSGVQTDNVQQDVTIVPLTIPITVGPGTIGALLVMGVSQPHWDDKLTAIVSIALASFTVGVVLYLSNSIERVLGDQGLQIVSRLMGLFVCALAAQIIFTGIKGYLVP from the coding sequence ATGCTGCATGTGTTGTTCAGCGTTTACCTGAAGATGCTGGTGCTCTATAGCCCGTTCTTCGTCCTGTCCTGCTTTATCAGCCTGAGCCGAGGCTATTCGCGCAAAGAGCGCCGCTACCTGGCGTGGAAGGTTGCCTTCGCAACATTGGTATCGAGCGTGTTGCTGTACCTGTTCGGGCGCGTGATTTTCACCGTCTTCGGCATCACCGCCGACGCTTTTCGGATTGGCGCCGGGAGCGTGCTGTTCATCTCTGCGCTGGGCATGGCGCAGGGCAAATCCGGCGTTCAGACCGACAACGTGCAACAGGACGTCACCATCGTTCCACTGACCATCCCGATTACCGTCGGCCCCGGCACTATTGGCGCGCTGTTGGTGATGGGCGTCAGCCAGCCCCATTGGGACGACAAGCTGACCGCCATCGTCAGCATTGCGTTGGCGAGTTTCACCGTGGGTGTGGTGCTTTACCTGTCCAACAGCATCGAACGCGTGCTGGGCGATCAAGGCCTTCAAATTGTCAGCCGCCTGATGGGACTGTTCGTCTGTGCACTGGCCGCGCAGATCATCTTCACCGGCATCAAGGGTTATCTGGTTCCGTAG